The region CTTTCGTCCGACCGCCCACCCCTGATCCCTTCGCGGCTCAAATGTTACGCGCCCTTCGCGGAGCGTCAGGCAGGACGTCGCAACGCGCGTTCCTGGCGCGCCCGCTCGAGGCTGCGCCGCAGGACATCCGGCAGGTCCGCGGGCGTCGCGGACGGGACGGAGGCCGCGGGCGCCGCAGGCCCGGCCGGCGGCTCCTTCCAGAGAAGCTTGTGGCGCATGTACCGGACCAGCTCTTCGTGGAACTCGTCGCGGTGGACCGCGGGCACCCACGGCTCCGCCATCGTCTCGATGAGCTGCTCCGCCAGCGCGATCTCCAGGGGCGCGACTCCCAGCGCGTCGAGGTCGCGTCCCGGCAGGCGCAGGTCTGCCGGGGCGCGCAACCGCGAGGGATACCGGAGGAGGTTGAGCAGGAGCAGCCGGTCCTGGGGCAGGAGCACCGCCAGGTGCTGGCGCGTCCGCAGGAGCACGCGGGCGATCCCCGCGCGGCCCGTGCGGATCAGGGCCTCCCGCAAGAGCGCGTAGCCCTTCTCGCCGCCCGCCTCCGGTTCCAGGTAGT is a window of Planctomycetota bacterium DNA encoding:
- a CDS encoding Ku protein, whose amino-acid sequence is MTALWKGRLRVGFLEIPIALHPGEEPEPVDFTLLDRRDLAPLGHRRVNKNTGEEVPAEHVVRGFEVEPGRLVTLTDEEIERLAAERSHRVEVLSFVSPAEISPVFYERPYYLEPEAGGEKGYALLREALIRTGRAGIARVLLRTRQHLAVLLPQDRLLLLNLLRYPSRLRAPADLRLPGRDLDALGVAPLEIALAEQLIETMAEPWVPAVHRDEFHEELVRYMRHKLLWKEPPAGPAAPAASVPSATPADLPDVLRRSLERARQERALRRPA